The Caulobacter vibrioides sequence CAGGACATTGCTGGGGGTGATGTTCCAGCGGCTGGCGCTGACGCCCTGCTGCTCGGTGCCTTGCGTGTCGATGCGCTGGTGGAAGGCGAAGGCGCCGACTACCAGGTCATGGGCGTCCCATGAGCGGTTGAACCGCAGTTCCTGGCTGTACTGGTCCTGCTGCGAGGGGTTCTGCGACTTGGCTACGATCGACAGGCCCAGGAAATCGCGGTCGTTCTGCGGCTTCCAGTCCCAGAAGCGCCAGGCCGTGACCGAGGTCAGGGTCCCGCCCGCGAGGTTCCAGACCACCTTGGCCGAGGCGCCGCCGACCTTGTTGCCGGCGTTGAGCTCGGCGTCGACGTCGGTGACGCGGTCGAAGGGGTTGGTGCTGGGGACCGCATAGCCCAGGGCGGACGTCAAAGCCGCGTACTGGCGGTTCAACGCCCGCTGGGTGGCGCCGGTGCGCACATAGATCTGGGCGAAGCCCTCGGGGTCCTGGCGGCTGTAGTCGGCGGCCAGGGTCACGGCCAGGTCTTCGCTCGGCTTGAACAGCAGTTGACCGCGCAGGCCCAGATTGTCCTGCTCGTTGATGTAGCGGCGGCTGGTGACGTTGTAGATCGTGCCGCGCCGATGGGTGCTGGACACCGCCAGACGCGCGGCGAGCTTGTCGTTCAGCGGTCCCGAAATCGCGGCCTTGGCCTGCTTGTAGTCCAGATTGCCCAGCGAGACCTCGGCGTTGGCCTCGAAGTCGAAGGTCGGTTGGCGGGTGGTGATGTTGATCGCGCCGGCGGTCGTGTTCTTGCCGTACAGCGTGCCCTGCGGACCGCGCAGCACCTCGATGCGGTCGACATCGAGAAAGTCGAAGGTCGCGGTGGCGACCCGCGAATTATAGACGTCGTCGACATAGATGCCGACGCCCTGCTCGAAGCCGTCGCTGGTCAGGCCGAACGGCACGCCCAGGCCCCGGATATTCACCGCCGTGTTGCGGGGGTTGGACGAGTAGAACTGCAGGGTCGGCGTCAGTTGCTGCAGGCGGCCGACATTGAACGATCCCGTTCCATCCAGGCGGTCGCCCCCGACCACCGACACTGCCAGCGGCACCGACTGCACGGTCTCGGACCGGCGACGAGCGGTGACCGTCAGGGCCTCCACCGTCGCGCCGGCCACGTTCGAGCCGTCGGATTGGGCGCCGTCTGGCGCGGTCGATGCGGCGACGACGACCGTCGTGTCCTCGCTCACACCTGCATAAGCGCCGCTGGCGCCGCCGCAGAGTAGCGCTGCGAGCAGCAGCGCCTTGGTCGCGTCGTTACGCTGGGTGAAAGACATGTCCGATCCCCTCGGTTGAAGTCTGGGAAAACCGATACCGCTATAATCCTACAGGAATAATGGGATTTAACTGGGGCGGCCGTTAGCTATTCTCTTAACCTCGTCGACCATCCGCCTTTCCCGTG is a genomic window containing:
- a CDS encoding TonB-dependent receptor; this encodes MSFTQRNDATKALLLAALLCGGASGAYAGVSEDTTVVVAASTAPDGAQSDGSNVAGATVEALTVTARRRSETVQSVPLAVSVVGGDRLDGTGSFNVGRLQQLTPTLQFYSSNPRNTAVNIRGLGVPFGLTSDGFEQGVGIYVDDVYNSRVATATFDFLDVDRIEVLRGPQGTLYGKNTTAGAINITTRQPTFDFEANAEVSLGNLDYKQAKAAISGPLNDKLAARLAVSSTHRRGTIYNVTSRRYINEQDNLGLRGQLLFKPSEDLAVTLAADYSRQDPEGFAQIYVRTGATQRALNRQYAALTSALGYAVPSTNPFDRVTDVDAELNAGNKVGGASAKVVWNLAGGTLTSVTAWRFWDWKPQNDRDFLGLSIVAKSQNPSQQDQYSQELRFNRSWDAHDLVVGAFAFHQRIDTQGTEQQGVSASRWNITPSNVLSNDPTVLAGLTALNTQWLKSTSFAVFGQLSWKVTDAFTLTPGARLNYDEKSGFYERRVVDGQGVPVLLTDTGARRAAQLAVYTPQVSAPSFDDWNFTYDLSASYQLNRDVLAYATYAKSFKTGGINQNGLPTDAAGKPIEAAGAIKPEDINHFEGGLKTQWLDRTLTANLAVFRSDIKNYQATVTNGQLGVLRGYLANAGKVRTQGVELDSAYRPNARFSTYLNAAYTDAKYVRFVDAPCPPELSGGTVATGTQVPGPAGVAGALSPANCDVSGQRLPGVSKWSVALGAEANVPGDFLGKTGEFYVGYDGSYRSKFSSNPSPSAYTWVDSYTIANFRAGFRTPEGFNLYGWVRNAFDENYFEQLAVGPSNTGLIAGQPGDPRTWGVTLRASF